The following is a genomic window from Butyricimonas faecihominis.
AGATTTTGTGACAATTCCAGAGGATTGCGGTAAAATTGTAAGTATGAATAGTTCGGCCATGCAATCTCTATTGGTTGTTGCTACATACAATGAAAAAAGTAGTGAAGAATTAAAAGGATCGGTTATTTTTATTGATATGCAAACAAAAAAACAAACTGTGTACAAAAACGTAATTCATAAATGTGTGTCTATCTTGAGTTGTAATGCGGATCCGTATGGCTGGGAAGGATATGGAGATGGTAAGTAAAAAAATGATTTAGCTAGTTTAAAGTTGTGTGACTATTTTGCTTGAAGAGTTTTACTTCGGCAGGTTTAAGAGGGGACAAGGAACAAAGACTTGTTCCCTCTTTTTGTTCGCCCAGCACGAACGTATTCTAACGGGTGTAAGTCCCTAATGCGCCCTAATAGCGGGAAGCATACAGCTCAAGACAAGGGTGTCCGTCGTAAGTCAGAATCTGAAGGAAGTCAGCGGCAAACATCTGGCCTGACGCACAGAAACTTGATATGAAGGCTTGAGGAAGTAAGTCAGTCTGCAAAACAAGACAAAGCTTGATAGCTATTCGGAACTTTCAAAGTAAATCAAGCGGGTATAAGATAGAAAGAATACGTCCATAACTGGGGAGGTCTTACGGGCTTGGCGATGAGCCTGGCAGTAACAACGAACAGTGAGAAGTCAGCAGACGCCATAGTAGCCAGCAGGGTAAAAAATCGGCAGTTGGTGAAGGGCAGAACTTTATTTAAGCAAGTAGTAACGTAATAATTACCAAATGGAAGAATCAGTGCAGAAAACTTCGGGAGAATCTGGGGGCTGTCGCCCAAAGTCCAAGACGGAATCCGAAGGCTATGGTGGAGTGCATACTTTTATGGGGATAGTTGACGGGAAACTTGTGGAAGTGTATGTAGACAGCAGCAATTTATTGGAATACATCCTTCGTCTGGACAATCTGAACCGTGTTTATCGTCAGGTTGTTCGCAACAATGGTGTTGGGGGTGTCGATAAGATAGTTATGAGCGAACTGTTGCCATACCTGAAACTCCACAAAGACGAATTGCTGAAACAGCTAATTGACGGTAAATACCCTCCGCTGCCCGTCTTTCGGGCGGAAATCCCCAAAGACAACGGCAAGACTCGCCCACTGGGCATTCCTACAGTCGTTGACCGCTTTGTCCAACAGGCAGTCAGCCAAGTATAGGTTGACGTGTGAGAGGTCGGAAAACGAAAGTAGGAAGAAAGCTACTTCGTTTTCCTCCTACTCGATTTGTGATTTTCTAAAGTGCAATATTTTGATTTTCAGTTTGTTTGTCTTCATTCCCTTTTTTGATTGAATTATTTGTGATATTAGGATCAAGGAGTAGTTTAAGTCATAAGAGGTATCATTTTAATCCCTTCAAATGTTAGGTAATTAACGAGAGTTTGATATAAAAATAATTTATTCTTTTGAATATTAATAATATAGCGATAAAGGTGTTCAACGTGTATAGTTAAATCTCGGGTTTTCTCGAACTTTTACTAAAACGATAGAGTTATAAATCAGTATCACTAGCGGATCATTTCCGGGTATAAAATTTTTAGTAAGCTTTTAAAACACTTATAAAACGCTATTATATATAGCGTTTTAATAGGGTTTTAATAGCGTTTTACACGGTAGTGATACGGATGTAATCATGAATTAATTCTCATCTTGTGTATTAAATCGGACTTAATACCAGATTATTTCCCCACGATTACCTCTTCTAATTCTTTCTGAGTCCTTGTATGCTCATTTCTTAAATTATCCTTTATCTTTGTCATGATGTGTTCAGAGAATAATTAATAACGTCAGTATATGGCAGATGATTGCGTGATCCGGGTGACCGGTCTGAAAAAGAGTTTTCCCAAGGGGAAAGAGGTTTTACACGTGTTGAAGGGTATCAATATGGAGATCCGGCCGGGAGAGGTGATCGGTTACCTTGGGAGTAACGGGGCGGGGAAGTCCACGACTGTGAAGATTATGTGCGGGTTACTGGAGGATTTTGAAGGGAAGGTGGACGTGTTGGGGTATGATGTTCGGGAAAATGATATAGAGGTAAAGAAACGGATCGGGTATATCCCGGAGAATGCCGTGATGTACGAGCATTTGACCCCGATGGAGTATTTGGAGTTTATTGGAGCCATGTACGGGCTGGACCAGAAGGAGGTGAACCGGAAGGCTGACGAGTTGCTCTCGTTGTTCGAGATGAGGGAGAACCGGGACGAGAGAATGGTGAATTTCTCGAAGGGGATGAAACAGAAGGTGCATATTATTTCGGGATTGCTGCATAACCCGGAAGTGATTTTCATGGATGAACCTTTGAACGGGTTGGATGCTAATGCGGTGATTATCGTGAAGGAGGTCATTGCTCGCTTGGCGAAAGAGGGGAAAACGATCTTTTATTGCTCACATTTGATGGATGTGGTGGAGAAAATAGCCAGTCGGGTGATTTTGATTAATGAAGGTACGATTATCGCTAACGGTTCGGTTCGGGAGTTGATGGAGGAGGCCGAAACGAGTTCTTTGGAGGGATTGTTCACGAAGTTAATAGGAGCCACGGGGCAGTCGGAGAAAGCGGAACAGATTGTAAACGCTTTTGAAAACAGGGAGTCATGATTAAGGTGGTGGCACAAATTCTGCGGCTCTTTCAAGGGGTGTTTACCCGTATGGGCGTTGATTTCGACCGGATGCTGGCCATCGTGACGGTGAAACTGACGGTGGATAACCGGATTGACCGGAGTGGACGGAACAAGAAAAACGCATCGAATGCGTTGATGAGGCAGGGGATTTTACTCGGAATCTGTGGGCCGATCTTTTTCTTGACGGGAATAGCGTCGGGAGCTTTCGGGGTGTCGCTTTTGTTATTCCAGTCGTACCTGTTTCTGATGTTGATGATGAGTTTTATGATGGAATATTCCCGAATTCTTTTTGACGGGAACGATAATCATATATTGCAGCGTTTGCCCGTGAATTCTAAAACGATACTGGTTGCTCGTCTCGTGTCGATGCTGGTGTACATGTTTTTTCTTTCCGGTTGTATGTCGGTGATCCCACTGGTGATTGTCTGTTTTTGGAAAGGGGTGATGTCCGGGGCTTTTTTCATTATTTCCGTGTTTCTGAACACGATTTTCACGTTGCTTTTTGCTAATGTTATTTATCTTGGGGTGATGCGCTTTATTTCCGTGGAGAGGTTTCAGCGGGTGATGAGTTATGTTCAGGTAGTATTGATTGCCGGGGTGGCTTTGAGCTACCAGTTGGTCGGGCAGTTAATTCATAATATTCAATTGGATATGTTTCGGCCGGGGACTTGGATGTATTTTACGCCACCTTGTTATTTTATGTCCTTGACGGTGATGGTAAAGCAACCGACGGGACCCGCCTTGTTGCTGGCGTTGATCGGGGTAGGGCTTGTTGTCGTGCTTGGTTATATCACGGTGGCTTATCTTGCTCCTTATTTTGCGGCAAAAGCGGGGGTGTTGAATTCGTACTCACCCGTGAGCAAGAAACGTAAGGGGGGAAAGGAGGGATGGCTTTACGGTTTAGCACGGGTGTTTGGTCGGAACCCGATGCAGGTGACCGGGTTTGTCTTGGGATGGCGTATGACCCGTGATAATTTGAAGTTCAGACAAGGCGTTTTGCCCATGATGATTTACACGATGTTCTTGGCCGTTT
Proteins encoded in this region:
- a CDS encoding ABC transporter ATP-binding protein; the encoded protein is MADDCVIRVTGLKKSFPKGKEVLHVLKGINMEIRPGEVIGYLGSNGAGKSTTVKIMCGLLEDFEGKVDVLGYDVRENDIEVKKRIGYIPENAVMYEHLTPMEYLEFIGAMYGLDQKEVNRKADELLSLFEMRENRDERMVNFSKGMKQKVHIISGLLHNPEVIFMDEPLNGLDANAVIIVKEVIARLAKEGKTIFYCSHLMDVVEKIASRVILINEGTIIANGSVRELMEEAETSSLEGLFTKLIGATGQSEKAEQIVNAFENRES